The DNA region CTGGAGGCGCCCGGGGTGGGCGCCCGCTATCGCCACGGCACCCCCGTCAGCCTGGACACCTACACCGACTCGGTGACCGCTGCCCGCGACGCCTTCGCGCGCTGGGGTGGCCGCCTGGGCTTCGTGGGGCACACGCACCTGCCCGCCGTGTACGCGACCCTGAACGCCCCGGTGGGGGAGTGGATCAAGCACCAGGCCTTTCCGCAGGGCGGGACTTACCTCGTGCCGCCGGGCGCCCGGGTGATCCTGAATCCCGGCAGCGTGGGCCAGCCACGCGACGGCAACCCGCAGGCCAGTTACGCCCTCTTCGACAGCACGCGCGGCCACTTCGAGGTCTTCCGGGTGTCCTACGACATCGGGCGGGCGCAGGAGGCGACGCTGGCGGCCGGGCTGCCCCCGGTGCTCGCGGCGCGGCTGGCGATCGGAAAGTAGGGTGGAGGTTGGGGTGTGGAGGCAGGGCGGCCCGGGCGTTCTCACCTCTGGTATGAATTGCGGCCCTTTCGTTCCCCTCCGGGAAAGCGCCGAAGGAGAACTTCATTTCGGAATCCGCACCCGTTCCTTCCTCCTCTGCTGCGCAGCGCCACGAGTCCGGTCGGGTTCCACAGGGGTGGCATCCCTGCTCAACCGGAACTCGTGTAACCTCCCCGAGGCGCCCATCCCCCTATGACTACCACCGTCCTCCTCCACGGCCCGCTGCTCGAACAGACGGGCGACTTCCGGGGTAATGCCCTGCTGCTCACCGGCCCGGCGCGGGTGGGCAAGCGCGACGTGGCGCTGGCGGTCGCCGCCCAGCACAACTGCTCGGGCACGCGCGGCATGTACGGGGAGGGCTGCGGGATATGCCCCTCCTGCCGGGCCTTCGCGGCGGGGGCGCACCCCGACCTCCTGATCGTCGAGCCCCGCGCCACCACCTCGACGGGCAAGGCCGCGCGGCGCAAGGTCATCCCCATCGGCGCGATCCTGGAGAACCGCGACAAGGGCCGCGAGTACGAGACGCACGTGTTCGAGTTCCTGGAGGTCCGGCCCACCTTCCGCCGCCGCGTCGTGGTGGTGGACGGCGCCGAGCATCTGGGGGCGGAGGCGGCGAACGCCCTCCTGAAGCTCGTGGAGGAGCCGCCGCACCGGGCGCTGTTCGTCTTCCTGGCCGAGGACGTGCGCGCCGTGATCCCCACCATTGTGAGCCGCAGCGCCCGCCTGAGCGTGACCCCCGCCCCCGACCGCGCCATCGAGCGCACCCTGACCCGGGCGGGCGAGGCGCCGGACGCCGAACTCGTCGCGTTCGCCGCCGGGCGGGCCGGGGTCCTGGCCGACCGGGAGGCCGTGCGCGCGGCCCTGACCGACGCCGCCGAGTTCACCCACGCGCTGAATACCGGCCTGCTGAGTGCGCTGGAGGCCGCCGAGCGGCTGGAGAAGCGCTGGAACGCCGACTGGCACCCCGAGGCGCTGCGCTTCACCTGGCGCACCCTCTCGGCCCACGAGCGCGCCCGCGCCGACGCCGCCCTGGAGGCCCTGCAAACCGCGCTGGAGGCCTACGCCAGCCCCAGCCTGAGCTTCCAGGTCTTCGTCCTGAATCTGCGGGAGGCGCTGGGGGAGGGGTGAGGGGGATTGCTCTCATGGTGGTCCGTGAGATTGAACATCTCCCGCGTCTGCTGAAGGGTGACCACGTTGGCGACGACGCCGGTGGTGCCGTCCGCCTGCTTGATCTTATCCCCCACCTTGAGGTGCCCGGCGCCGACCCAGTGCTCGTTCAGGTTCTCGTGGCCGACGGGCTTTGGTCAGTTCCCACCGTCAGACCACTCCTTGACGTAGAAGGGGTGTTTGCCCCATCTTCCGCCCTACACTCCTCCCCATGACGAGGGCGAGACAACACGGCGCCGCGCGGGTATGGACCCTCCCGACCGGGCCACTTCAGGAGAACGCGGTGCTGGTGGCGGGGCAAGGTGGGGAGGGCTTTCTCTTCGATCCAGGTGACGACGCGGAACGGGTGTTGGCGCTCGTGCGCGATGCGGGCGTGACGGTGCGGGGCATTCTGCTCACCCACGCGCATTTCGACCACATCGGGGCGGTGCAGCCGGTGCGGGAGGCGCTGGGTGTGCCGGTGTACCTCCACCCCGCCGACCTGCCGCTCTACCGGATGGGGGCGGCGTCGGCGGCCCGCTGGAACCTGCCCTTCGTCCAGCCGGAGGCACCTGAGCACGAGATCACGCAGGGGCAGACCTTCACGGCGGGCGACCTCACCCTGAAGGCGCGGGAGTTGCCGGGCCACGCGCCAGGACACGTCGTGTTCGTCGGGGACGGCTTCGTGGTGGTGGGGGACACCCTCTTCCAGGGGAG from Deinococcus aerius includes:
- a CDS encoding DNA polymerase III, which translates into the protein MTTTVLLHGPLLEQTGDFRGNALLLTGPARVGKRDVALAVAAQHNCSGTRGMYGEGCGICPSCRAFAAGAHPDLLIVEPRATTSTGKAARRKVIPIGAILENRDKGREYETHVFEFLEVRPTFRRRVVVVDGAEHLGAEAANALLKLVEEPPHRALFVFLAEDVRAVIPTIVSRSARLSVTPAPDRAIERTLTRAGEAPDAELVAFAAGRAGVLADREAVRAALTDAAEFTHALNTGLLSALEAAERLEKRWNADWHPEALRFTWRTLSAHERARADAALEALQTALEAYASPSLSFQVFVLNLREALGEG
- a CDS encoding MBL fold metallo-hydrolase codes for the protein MTRARQHGAARVWTLPTGPLQENAVLVAGQGGEGFLFDPGDDAERVLALVRDAGVTVRGILLTHAHFDHIGAVQPVREALGVPVYLHPADLPLYRMGAASAARWNLPFVQPEAPEHEITQGQTFTAGDLTLKARELPGHAPGHVVFVGDGFVVVGDTLFQGSIGRTDLPGGNHPQLIAGIERELLSLPDDTAVYPGHGPSTTIGAERRTNPFLR
- a CDS encoding metallophosphoesterase family protein, whose product is MRLLLLSDIHANQTALEAVLAHAGSRSYDEVVHLGDALGYGPHPRQVLNTLRELDAVCLLGNHEQMLLEAVDGRRVRAGGVVADALAWQRLQLSERDLGWVRGWPDGLEAPGVGARYRHGTPVSLDTYTDSVTAARDAFARWGGRLGFVGHTHLPAVYATLNAPVGEWIKHQAFPQGGTYLVPPGARVILNPGSVGQPRDGNPQASYALFDSTRGHFEVFRVSYDIGRAQEATLAAGLPPVLAARLAIGK